One Natrinema marinum genomic window carries:
- a CDS encoding cation:proton antiporter subunit C, with protein sequence MIEFLSSYYLYALVFVVLGIGIYMVIASENLVKKLIGVNLFQTAIFLFFIAMAYVEGGSAPVVPAEKNPGDLLVASPLPQVIVLTAIVVGIALTAVGLALIIRIYAEYGTLREDTLREVRADE encoded by the coding sequence ATGATTGAGTTCCTCTCGAGTTACTACCTCTACGCGCTGGTGTTCGTCGTGCTCGGCATCGGGATCTACATGGTGATCGCGAGCGAGAACCTCGTGAAGAAACTGATCGGCGTGAACCTCTTCCAGACGGCCATCTTCCTGTTTTTCATCGCGATGGCCTACGTCGAGGGCGGCTCGGCACCGGTCGTTCCCGCCGAGAAAAACCCTGGCGACCTCCTCGTCGCGAGCCCGCTGCCGCAGGTCATCGTCCTGACCGCCATCGTCGTCGGCATCGCGCTGACGGCGGTCGGACTGGCCCTGATCATCCGCATCTACGCGGAGTACGGGACCCTCCGCGAAGACACCCTGAGGGAGGTGCGCGCCGATGAGTAG
- a CDS encoding CbtA family protein has product MVVDYLERGVLAGSIAGLAYGAYMALVANPLIGYMEGVAEGGVGDHAHEHAHAAVDGGPVVTEATTAAVSVGGGVLWGILLGGVFALAFYFLEPALPGRGKAKAYVLAGAGFFTVSVAPWLVLPPTTPGAEQAYTPTLRIAIYVGMMAVGAVVAAASIYGYDRVSARSRPLGAVAAAVPIVALAALTALGAPTIVAAGAVPADLATAFRGLTVLSQGALWALVAGCFGWFQTQAGVRSAAERRDELLTSP; this is encoded by the coding sequence ATGGTCGTCGACTACCTCGAGCGGGGCGTCCTCGCCGGATCGATCGCGGGGCTGGCCTACGGAGCCTACATGGCGCTCGTCGCGAACCCGCTGATCGGCTATATGGAGGGGGTCGCAGAGGGCGGTGTCGGCGACCACGCACACGAGCACGCCCACGCCGCCGTCGACGGAGGCCCCGTCGTGACCGAGGCGACGACCGCCGCGGTCAGCGTCGGCGGCGGCGTCCTCTGGGGCATCCTGCTCGGCGGCGTCTTCGCGCTCGCGTTCTACTTCCTCGAGCCGGCACTGCCCGGCCGCGGGAAGGCGAAGGCTTACGTGCTGGCCGGCGCGGGCTTTTTCACCGTCTCAGTTGCGCCGTGGCTCGTTCTCCCGCCGACGACGCCGGGGGCCGAGCAGGCGTATACCCCGACGCTGCGGATCGCGATCTACGTCGGGATGATGGCCGTCGGCGCGGTCGTCGCCGCGGCGTCGATCTACGGCTACGACCGCGTCTCGGCCCGGAGTCGCCCGCTCGGAGCCGTTGCGGCCGCGGTTCCGATCGTCGCGCTCGCGGCCCTCACCGCGCTCGGGGCGCCGACGATCGTCGCGGCCGGCGCGGTGCCGGCCGACCTCGCAACGGCCTTCCGGGGTCTGACCGTCCTGAGTCAGGGTGCGCTCTGGGCGCTCGTCGCCGGCTGCTTCGGCTGGTTCCAGACGCAAGCCGGCGTTCGATCGGCCGCCGAACGGCGCGACGAACTGCTGACCAGTCCATGA
- a CDS encoding MnhB domain-containing protein produces MPDSIDDTYTESQVIMTAVKIIAPFTLTYGLFMTFHGGDAPGGGFQGGAIVGVTILMLAFAFGIEPTRQWLRNSLLVGLVTGGVVIFGAIGLAMIALGGEFLEFYRLKAVFHIKPKWGLEAVEILGIALIVSGTMIGLFFSMAAGFEPERPSGTGGTSRADDREVSDDD; encoded by the coding sequence ATGCCCGACTCCATCGATGATACGTACACCGAAAGCCAGGTGATCATGACCGCCGTGAAGATCATCGCACCGTTTACGCTCACCTACGGGCTGTTCATGACCTTCCACGGGGGCGACGCGCCCGGCGGCGGCTTCCAGGGCGGCGCTATCGTCGGCGTCACGATCCTCATGCTCGCCTTCGCCTTCGGGATCGAGCCGACCCGTCAGTGGCTGCGCAACTCCCTGCTCGTGGGTCTCGTCACCGGCGGTGTCGTCATCTTCGGCGCGATCGGCCTCGCGATGATCGCGCTGGGCGGGGAGTTCCTCGAGTTCTATCGGCTCAAGGCGGTCTTCCACATCAAGCCCAAGTGGGGGCTCGAGGCCGTCGAGATCCTCGGCATCGCGCTGATCGTCTCCGGGACCATGATCGGCCTGTTCTTCTCAATGGCGGCGGGGTTCGAGCCCGAACGACCGAGCGGAACCGGCGGCACCAGCAGGGCCGACGACCGGGAGGTGAGCGACGATGATTGA
- a CDS encoding MaoC family dehydratase, with protein MTDDTDDTETEEATEKRLVEGWHGRYYEDFDVGDIYKHPFGRTVTETDNVWMTNVTMNLNPMHFNEAYAEETEFGERLVDGTFVIALAVGMSVIDISVNATANLGYDDIRHHNPVYHGDTIFAESEVLSKRELESRDHVGIVETELRAYNQDGDLVLSLERTPMVLKREYAEPSAAKPPGWLEGIGTQPEDL; from the coding sequence ATGACGGACGACACTGACGACACCGAAACGGAGGAAGCGACGGAGAAGCGACTGGTAGAGGGCTGGCACGGCCGCTACTACGAGGACTTCGACGTGGGCGACATCTACAAACACCCCTTCGGTCGCACGGTCACCGAGACGGACAACGTCTGGATGACCAACGTGACGATGAACCTCAACCCGATGCACTTCAACGAGGCCTACGCCGAGGAGACGGAGTTCGGCGAGCGGCTGGTCGACGGCACCTTCGTTATCGCGCTGGCGGTCGGGATGAGCGTCATCGACATCTCGGTCAACGCGACGGCGAATCTCGGCTACGACGACATCCGCCACCACAACCCGGTCTACCACGGCGACACCATCTTCGCCGAGAGCGAGGTCCTGAGCAAGCGGGAACTCGAGTCCCGCGATCACGTCGGCATCGTCGAGACCGAACTGCGGGCGTACAACCAGGACGGCGACCTCGTGCTCAGCTTAGAGCGCACGCCAATGGTGTTGAAACGCGAGTACGCCGAGCCCTCCGCGGCGAAGCCGCCGGGCTGGCTCGAGGGAATCGGGACGCAGCCGGAGGACCTCTAG
- a CDS encoding (2Fe-2S) ferredoxin domain-containing protein — translation MRERTEQHRERLEAHVFVCTNDRDSEYASCGAAGAEETVAAVKDWLRERDAFWTAVSVGTTSCLGLCSEDGTAVTIQPRNTWYSDVTPADVPDLLAAEFGPNAERVRAGD, via the coding sequence ATGAGAGAGCGGACCGAACAGCACCGCGAGCGCCTCGAGGCCCACGTCTTCGTCTGTACCAACGACCGCGACTCCGAGTACGCGAGTTGCGGCGCGGCGGGTGCAGAGGAGACCGTCGCGGCGGTCAAAGACTGGCTGCGCGAGCGGGACGCCTTCTGGACGGCGGTCTCCGTCGGCACGACTTCGTGTCTGGGGCTGTGTAGCGAGGACGGCACCGCGGTCACGATCCAGCCGCGAAACACCTGGTACTCCGATGTAACACCGGCCGACGTGCCTGACCTGCTCGCCGCGGAGTTCGGTCCGAACGCGGAGCGGGTCCGGGCCGGCGACTGA
- a CDS encoding monovalent cation/H+ antiporter subunit E codes for MAVERLLVPLSDTVTVRQTVGHAVRSGLERADSLECHLVVALPYDADVPESARHREDADDLLSRARNWAEEDASDADVTIETATLGADEYLFGPRDYAEIFDAYADDHGIDRVIIDPEYQPGVSAQLLQPLERELERIGLAYDEAPVDRPARRGRLVGGTEDFDRLFATFWISYGFYLVLGDPTYWFDLVTGAAVAAIVSVSLAQVTFSVPLDRVQSPIRTVRFVLYIPYLLWEILKANIAVSAAVLRPSMPIEPTLTRVNARVRSGLPLTALANSITLTPGTLTVRADNQELLVHTLIPAAQEDLFDGGLERGIRFVFYGRESAAIPSPEERDEAEVVGGEEL; via the coding sequence GTGGCGGTTGAACGCCTGCTCGTCCCGCTGTCGGACACGGTGACCGTTCGGCAGACGGTCGGCCACGCCGTCCGATCGGGCCTCGAGCGCGCCGACTCCCTCGAGTGCCACCTCGTCGTCGCGCTCCCCTACGACGCCGACGTGCCCGAGAGCGCGCGCCACCGCGAAGACGCGGACGACCTGCTCTCGCGGGCACGGAATTGGGCCGAAGAGGACGCCAGCGATGCCGACGTCACGATTGAGACGGCGACGCTCGGCGCCGACGAGTACCTCTTCGGTCCGCGGGACTACGCCGAGATCTTCGACGCCTACGCGGACGATCACGGGATCGACCGCGTGATCATCGATCCCGAGTACCAGCCCGGCGTCTCCGCCCAGTTGCTCCAGCCCCTCGAGCGCGAACTCGAGCGCATCGGGCTGGCCTACGACGAGGCACCGGTCGATCGACCGGCCCGTCGCGGCCGGCTCGTCGGCGGGACGGAGGACTTCGACCGACTGTTCGCGACGTTTTGGATCTCCTATGGCTTCTATCTCGTCTTGGGCGATCCGACCTACTGGTTCGATCTCGTCACCGGTGCGGCCGTCGCCGCCATCGTCTCCGTCTCGCTCGCGCAGGTGACGTTCTCGGTGCCGCTGGACCGCGTCCAGTCGCCGATACGGACCGTACGATTCGTCCTCTACATCCCGTATCTGCTCTGGGAGATCCTGAAAGCCAACATCGCGGTCTCGGCCGCGGTGTTGCGGCCGTCAATGCCGATCGAACCCACGCTGACGCGGGTCAACGCTCGCGTCCGGAGCGGCCTGCCGCTGACCGCGCTGGCAAACAGCATCACGCTCACCCCGGGAACCCTGACGGTCCGGGCCGACAATCAGGAGCTGCTGGTCCACACGCTGATCCCGGCCGCTCAGGAGGACCTGTTCGACGGCGGCCTCGAGCGCGGCATCCGCTTCGTCTTCTACGGTCGGGAATCGGCGGCGATCCCCTCGCCCGAGGAGCGCGACGAGGCCGAGGTCGTCGGGGGTGAGGAGCTGTGA
- the mnhG gene encoding monovalent cation/H(+) antiporter subunit G, with protein MIDALRFWVAVALVALGVFFTFIAAVGVIRLPDVYARTHTASQADTLGAGLTLAGVAVALGWQHATVYTVLLLFFVFITNPTAAHAIARSAAETGVEPQLADDGSESARDLEPEPDPESSGRGGEPTDRDAGTGGEPQ; from the coding sequence GTGATCGACGCGCTTCGCTTCTGGGTGGCCGTCGCCCTCGTCGCCCTCGGCGTGTTCTTCACGTTCATCGCGGCGGTCGGCGTGATCCGGCTTCCCGACGTTTACGCGCGCACACATACCGCCTCACAGGCGGACACCCTCGGCGCCGGGCTAACCCTCGCCGGCGTCGCGGTTGCGCTGGGCTGGCAGCACGCGACGGTCTACACCGTCTTACTGCTGTTTTTCGTCTTCATCACGAACCCGACGGCGGCCCACGCGATCGCGCGCTCGGCGGCCGAAACGGGCGTCGAGCCACAGCTCGCCGACGACGGGAGCGAATCCGCGCGCGACTTAGAGCCCGAGCCCGATCCGGAATCGTCGGGGCGGGGTGGGGAGCCGACGGACCGCGACGCGGGAACGGGAGGTGAACCACAGTGA
- a CDS encoding proton-conducting transporter membrane subunit, with the protein MSSVDLLPPLLIVAPLLAATLPIALGLRYDRAGWSVAALTTTGLFAAVVALATVVYTDGVVTHELGGYPQTYGIQLVADEFSVLIALLVTAVAAGVLVYTRRGGPRGNTFYTAYLLLVGGLLGITMTGDVFNLFVFLEITSIATYALVASGDGPESAVAALQYLILGTVAASMYLIGVAFLLMATGTLNMLELAAQIPAAERPLLIRTGFGFIVVGFAVKVAQWPLHTWQPSAYQQAPDGVTPLIAALVSTASAYAFGRLIVTVFGVDYLAGTQNAAAIVLVVGCVSVLAGTVLAVIQTSVKRMLAYSSVSQFGLVIAAYGVVIAGGSETAFVGAAIHLLGHGLLKAGLFLSAALVATSYGARTVDEYAGLAKHRPVVAGAMAVLLLSLVGVPPGVGFVGKWYIALGAVQSELWPVAAVIFLSTMLTLAYAARLLEKMYFTPPAVETPRPGAAATDGGTTDADGAIRGEGAADAVSVGMVAVVVIAALCAVALGFAGGAIADLLEPFLTEVFN; encoded by the coding sequence ATGAGTAGCGTCGACCTGCTCCCGCCGTTGCTGATCGTCGCCCCGTTGCTCGCGGCCACGCTCCCCATCGCGCTGGGGCTGCGCTACGACCGGGCCGGCTGGTCCGTCGCCGCGCTCACGACGACCGGCCTGTTCGCCGCCGTCGTCGCCCTCGCGACCGTGGTCTATACCGACGGGGTAGTGACCCACGAACTGGGCGGTTACCCGCAAACGTACGGCATCCAGCTCGTCGCCGACGAGTTCTCGGTCCTGATCGCCCTGCTCGTGACGGCCGTCGCCGCCGGCGTCCTCGTGTACACGCGTCGGGGCGGTCCCCGCGGGAACACGTTCTACACCGCCTACCTGCTGCTGGTCGGCGGCCTGCTCGGGATCACCATGACCGGCGACGTGTTCAACCTCTTCGTCTTCCTCGAGATCACGAGCATCGCGACCTACGCGCTGGTCGCCAGCGGCGACGGCCCGGAATCGGCGGTCGCCGCCCTGCAGTACCTGATCCTGGGAACCGTCGCCGCGTCGATGTACCTGATCGGCGTCGCCTTCCTGCTGATGGCGACGGGGACGCTCAACATGCTCGAGCTCGCCGCACAGATTCCAGCGGCGGAGCGCCCGCTCCTGATCCGGACCGGCTTCGGATTCATCGTCGTCGGCTTCGCAGTCAAGGTCGCCCAGTGGCCCCTGCACACGTGGCAGCCCAGCGCCTACCAGCAGGCCCCCGACGGCGTGACGCCGCTGATCGCCGCGCTCGTCTCGACGGCCTCCGCCTACGCCTTCGGCCGGCTGATCGTGACCGTCTTCGGCGTGGACTATCTGGCCGGAACTCAAAACGCGGCCGCGATCGTTCTCGTCGTCGGCTGCGTGAGCGTCCTCGCGGGCACCGTTCTGGCGGTGATCCAGACCAGCGTCAAGCGGATGCTCGCCTACTCGTCGGTCTCGCAGTTCGGCCTCGTCATCGCCGCCTACGGGGTCGTCATCGCCGGCGGCTCCGAGACGGCGTTCGTCGGCGCCGCGATCCACCTGCTCGGCCACGGCCTGCTGAAAGCCGGCCTCTTCCTGTCGGCCGCGCTCGTCGCGACGAGTTACGGCGCGCGAACCGTCGACGAGTACGCCGGCCTCGCGAAGCACCGGCCGGTCGTCGCCGGCGCGATGGCCGTCCTCTTGCTCTCGCTGGTCGGCGTCCCGCCGGGCGTCGGCTTCGTCGGCAAGTGGTACATCGCGCTGGGTGCCGTCCAGTCCGAACTGTGGCCCGTCGCCGCCGTGATCTTCCTCAGTACCATGCTCACCCTCGCCTACGCCGCCCGTCTGCTCGAGAAGATGTACTTCACGCCGCCGGCGGTCGAGACCCCCCGGCCGGGAGCCGCCGCGACCGACGGCGGAACGACCGACGCCGATGGCGCGATCCGCGGCGAGGGGGCGGCCGACGCCGTCTCGGTCGGCATGGTCGCGGTCGTCGTGATCGCCGCGCTCTGTGCCGTCGCACTCGGTTTCGCCGGGGGCGCGATCGCCGACCTACTCGAGCCGTTCCTGACGGAGGTGTTTAACTGA
- a CDS encoding CbtB domain-containing protein, translated as MTTTDTVHDRIGTARDDLTTGQLLAVFAFAAALSFTLLFLQEPLAHDAMHNFRHAAGVACH; from the coding sequence ATGACCACGACTGATACCGTTCACGATCGAATCGGAACCGCACGCGACGACCTCACGACGGGCCAGTTGCTGGCCGTCTTCGCTTTCGCCGCGGCGCTTTCATTCACGCTACTGTTCTTGCAGGAACCGCTGGCCCACGACGCCATGCACAACTTCCGGCACGCGGCCGGCGTCGCCTGTCACTGA
- a CDS encoding class I adenylate-forming enzyme family protein → MLTWPDETIYEGIAAVAATDPDRRAVVFEGTTWTYDDLLAETRALARGLADLGVSEGDVIAVWLGNRPEWIACQLAASALGAAMVAVNTRYRTHELEYMLEDSGASVLVTEDELLDRDYHEMLATAVPEVAAQSPDAFDPDSIPSLEAVVSLEPSDELSALRTYDDVCETGRARDRGELEPATDSEAPVAIFYTSGTTSDPKGCLQSSRSLLNHSAHVADHLGVTDEDVAVATLPFCGIWGYNTLFSVLATGATLVTQTHFDPGETIRLVDDHDATYLTGLGVMFERVLEHETFDPSRVETVETGVVGFISKGFDAALFERIESTVGFPVVQPYGLSEANSQIFVGDPDDPAARRKRVGGPPIHPDIEAKIVDPESREALPAGEEGELAIRGYLLADGYLGKPAATAAAFDESGWFYTGDLAEMDEDGYVYYRSRLDDALRVRGFLVAPREIQSAVEDHPDVRSCEVVGAPHPRHGEVAVAFVVPANDEVNAGELEEFLDSRVADYKVPEAFEFVDEFPTTEGPNGEKVQKTVLRERVADRFDA, encoded by the coding sequence ATGCTCACGTGGCCAGACGAGACCATCTACGAGGGAATCGCGGCGGTCGCGGCGACCGACCCGGACCGGCGGGCCGTCGTCTTCGAGGGAACGACGTGGACCTACGACGATCTGCTCGCCGAAACGCGGGCACTCGCCCGCGGACTCGCCGATCTCGGCGTCTCCGAGGGCGACGTGATCGCGGTCTGGCTCGGTAACCGTCCCGAGTGGATCGCCTGCCAACTCGCGGCCTCCGCTCTCGGCGCAGCGATGGTCGCCGTCAACACCCGCTACCGGACCCACGAACTCGAGTACATGCTCGAAGACTCCGGCGCGAGCGTCCTCGTTACCGAGGACGAACTGCTCGACCGGGACTACCACGAGATGCTCGCGACCGCGGTCCCCGAGGTCGCGGCGCAGTCGCCAGACGCGTTCGACCCCGACTCGATCCCCTCGCTCGAGGCGGTCGTGAGCCTCGAGCCCTCCGACGAACTGTCGGCGCTACGGACCTACGACGACGTATGCGAGACGGGGCGAGCGCGAGACCGGGGAGAACTCGAGCCCGCGACCGACTCGGAGGCCCCGGTGGCGATCTTCTACACCAGCGGCACGACGAGCGATCCGAAGGGGTGTCTGCAGTCGAGTCGGTCGCTGCTGAACCACTCGGCGCACGTCGCCGATCACCTTGGCGTGACCGACGAGGACGTGGCCGTCGCGACGCTGCCGTTCTGCGGCATCTGGGGCTACAATACCCTCTTCAGCGTCCTCGCGACGGGCGCAACGCTCGTGACGCAGACGCACTTCGATCCCGGCGAGACGATCCGGCTGGTCGACGACCACGACGCGACCTACCTCACCGGATTGGGCGTGATGTTCGAGCGGGTGCTCGAGCACGAGACCTTCGATCCGTCGCGCGTCGAGACGGTCGAGACGGGCGTCGTCGGCTTCATCAGCAAGGGGTTCGACGCGGCCCTGTTCGAGCGCATCGAATCGACGGTCGGCTTTCCGGTGGTCCAGCCCTACGGGCTCTCGGAGGCCAACAGCCAGATCTTCGTCGGCGATCCCGACGACCCCGCAGCGCGGCGCAAGCGTGTCGGCGGGCCGCCGATCCACCCGGACATCGAGGCGAAGATCGTCGACCCCGAGAGCCGCGAGGCGCTGCCGGCCGGCGAGGAGGGCGAACTCGCAATCCGGGGCTATCTGCTCGCCGATGGCTACCTCGGCAAGCCAGCGGCGACCGCGGCGGCCTTCGACGAGTCGGGGTGGTTCTACACCGGCGACCTCGCCGAGATGGACGAGGACGGCTACGTCTACTACCGCTCGCGGCTCGACGACGCCCTGCGAGTTCGGGGGTTTCTCGTCGCGCCCCGCGAGATCCAGTCGGCGGTCGAGGACCACCCCGATGTCCGCTCGTGCGAGGTCGTCGGCGCGCCCCACCCGCGCCACGGTGAGGTAGCGGTCGCGTTCGTCGTCCCCGCGAACGACGAGGTGAACGCGGGGGAACTCGAGGAGTTCCTCGATTCCCGCGTGGCCGACTACAAGGTCCCCGAAGCGTTCGAGTTCGTCGACGAGTTCCCGACGACGGAGGGACCGAACGGCGAAAAAGTCCAGAAAACGGTGCTTCGCGAGCGAGTCGCAGACCGGTTCGACGCGTGA
- a CDS encoding DUF4040 domain-containing protein: protein MSAFAYALALFVLATAVATALFRDVLSVIIVFGAYSLGMAILYTFLLAPDVAMTEAAIGAGVTTLLLLLTIARTARPSTDDLRERIHVPGVVAVGAFVLLLCTVVLPEMYAVGLTETPVWSDPDVTQHYIRATYEQTGVQNAVTAVLAAYRGFDTFGEAVVVFAAGVSTLLVLKREVFA from the coding sequence GTGAGTGCCTTCGCGTACGCGCTCGCGCTGTTCGTCCTCGCGACCGCGGTCGCGACCGCGCTGTTCCGGGACGTGCTGTCGGTCATCATCGTTTTCGGTGCCTACAGCCTCGGCATGGCGATCCTCTACACGTTCCTGCTGGCACCCGACGTGGCGATGACCGAGGCCGCGATCGGGGCCGGCGTCACGACGCTCTTGTTGCTGTTGACGATCGCACGGACAGCGCGTCCCTCGACCGATGACCTCAGAGAGCGGATTCACGTTCCGGGAGTCGTCGCCGTCGGCGCGTTCGTCCTCCTGCTCTGTACCGTCGTCCTGCCCGAAATGTACGCTGTTGGTCTCACGGAGACGCCGGTCTGGTCGGACCCCGACGTGACCCAACACTACATCCGCGCGACCTACGAGCAAACGGGCGTCCAGAACGCCGTGACGGCCGTTCTCGCCGCCTATCGTGGCTTCGATACCTTCGGTGAGGCGGTCGTCGTCTTCGCCGCCGGCGTCTCCACGCTGCTCGTCCTGAAACGCGAGGTGTTCGCCTGA
- a CDS encoding acyl-CoA dehydrogenase family protein yields the protein MARLLRDAVSLTESQRLVRSSIRDICSDFDHEYWRRRAEEGEYPREFVDALTDHGWMGILLPEEYGGAGMGTQETVVMMEEIAANGGGFSAAQAVHGGVYNSVPIVEYASEEIKRDLLPKVADGEASIQAFGLTEPNAGSNSPAIETRAERDGDEYVVNGQKIWTSRVDVSDYIVLVARTTPLEEVDKRTRGISMFLVDLEDAMDQGALEMEAIPKSASDFVHSFELWFDDLRVPAENLIGVEGNGFYQVLDGLNEERLVIAAECLGLGRLALERAVQYATDREVFDRPIGKNQAIQHPLAEAYARLQAAKQLTYNAADRAASDEDVDLGAYANAAKFLAADAAYEAADAAVQTHGGFGIATEYDVERYFREARLTRLVPITQQLALNYLGENVLGLPRSY from the coding sequence ATGGCACGACTCCTACGGGATGCGGTCTCGCTCACCGAGAGCCAACGGCTCGTTCGCTCGAGCATCCGCGACATCTGCTCTGACTTCGATCACGAGTACTGGCGTCGGCGAGCCGAGGAGGGAGAGTACCCCCGCGAGTTCGTCGACGCGTTGACCGACCACGGCTGGATGGGGATCCTACTGCCCGAGGAGTACGGCGGTGCCGGAATGGGTACCCAAGAAACCGTCGTCATGATGGAGGAGATTGCCGCCAACGGCGGCGGGTTCAGCGCCGCACAGGCGGTCCACGGCGGCGTCTACAACTCCGTCCCCATCGTCGAGTACGCCAGCGAGGAGATCAAACGGGACCTGCTCCCGAAGGTCGCCGACGGCGAGGCGTCGATCCAGGCCTTTGGCTTGACCGAGCCCAACGCGGGCTCGAACTCGCCGGCGATCGAGACGCGCGCAGAACGAGACGGAGACGAGTACGTCGTCAACGGCCAGAAGATCTGGACCTCCCGCGTCGACGTCTCCGACTACATCGTCCTCGTCGCGCGTACGACCCCGCTCGAGGAAGTCGACAAACGGACCCGCGGTATCTCGATGTTCCTCGTCGACTTGGAGGACGCGATGGACCAGGGGGCACTCGAGATGGAGGCGATCCCCAAGTCTGCCAGCGACTTCGTCCACTCCTTCGAGCTCTGGTTCGATGACCTGCGCGTCCCCGCGGAGAACCTGATCGGCGTCGAGGGCAACGGCTTCTATCAGGTGCTAGATGGCCTCAACGAGGAACGGCTCGTCATCGCCGCCGAGTGTCTCGGCCTCGGGCGGCTGGCGCTCGAGCGCGCGGTCCAATACGCCACCGACCGGGAGGTGTTCGACCGCCCGATCGGGAAGAACCAGGCGATCCAGCACCCGCTGGCGGAGGCCTACGCGCGGCTGCAGGCGGCCAAGCAGCTGACCTACAACGCGGCCGACCGGGCGGCCTCCGACGAGGACGTGGACCTGGGCGCGTACGCGAACGCGGCGAAGTTCCTCGCGGCGGACGCGGCCTACGAGGCGGCCGACGCGGCGGTCCAGACCCACGGCGGCTTCGGCATCGCGACGGAGTACGACGTCGAGCGCTACTTCCGCGAGGCCCGCCTGACGCGGCTGGTGCCGATCACCCAGCAACTCGCCTTGAACTACCTCGGCGAGAACGTACTCGGCCTGCCGCGTTCGTACTGA
- a CDS encoding cation:proton antiporter produces MTPPLADVFLAAAAAFVVLAIVLLYRAVVGPTTQDRLLAVNVLGTNTVVVLALLAVALDEPWFLDVALIYALLNFLMSIAISKFTVERGGVL; encoded by the coding sequence GTGACGCCGCCGCTCGCGGACGTCTTCCTCGCCGCGGCCGCGGCGTTCGTCGTCCTCGCGATCGTGTTACTGTACCGCGCCGTCGTCGGGCCGACGACCCAGGACCGGCTGCTGGCGGTCAACGTCCTCGGGACGAACACGGTCGTCGTCCTCGCGCTGCTGGCCGTGGCGCTCGACGAGCCGTGGTTCCTCGATGTCGCCCTGATCTACGCCCTGTTGAACTTCCTGATGTCGATCGCGATCTCGAAGTTCACCGTCGAGCGGGGTGGCGTGCTGTGA